One window from the genome of Microcebus murinus isolate Inina chromosome X, M.murinus_Inina_mat1.0, whole genome shotgun sequence encodes:
- the LOC142865863 gene encoding uncharacterized protein LOC142865863, whose translation MPHHHDDQRNQCGSLEKGLQAQRVAQGLVGAQAPGAQEEEVATSSTVIPSILEEAGAAETPSPPGSPEGDSSSPTSLASSPEYDSDEGSGSEAEEGPSTYKDPEDSASSPEHHSDEGSSIEEEEGPSTPEDPSDPASSPEHHSDEGSSSEEEEGPSTYKDPEDSASSPEHHSDEGSSIEEEEGPSTPEDPSDPASSPEHHSDEESGREEEEGPSTPEDPSDPASSPEHHSDEESGSEEEEGPSTPEDPSDPASSPEHHSDEGSSSEEEEGQSTPEDPSDPASVLQEALEERMSDLVHFLLLKYRFKDPITKAEMLNIVLNDYQDHFPEIFMKASECMQMVFGVDVKEVDPAGHSYVLVTTLGLTYYEELNDDQRFPKSGLLIIMLGLILFEGDCAPEEVIWEALGGMGVHAGSEHYIYGEPRKLITQDWVQEGYLEYRQVPDSDPACYEFLWGPRAHAETSKMKVLEYVLKVNRSDHRSFPLLYEESVRDEEEGA comes from the coding sequence ATGCCTCACCACCACGATGATCAAAGAAATCAGTGCGGCAGTCTTGAGAAAGGCCTTCAGGCCCAAAGGGTGGCTCAGGGCCTGGTAGGTGCACAAGCTCCCGGGgctcaggaggaggaggtggctacCTCCTCTACTGTGATCCCCAGCATCCTGGAGGAGGCTGGTGCTGCTGAAACACCGAGTCCTCCCGGGAGTCCTGAGGGAGACTCGTCCTCCCCCACTAGCCTGGCCTCCAGTCCAGAGTACGACTCGGATGAGGGATCCGGCAGTGAAGCAGAGGAGGGGCCAAGCACTTACAAGGATCCAGAAGACTCGGCCTCCAGTCCAGAGCACCACTCCGATGAGGGATCCAGCATCGAAGAAGAGGAGGGGCCGAGCACTCCTGAGGATCCATCGGACCCGGCCTCCAGTCCAGAGCACCACTCCGATGAGGGATCCAGCAGTGAAGAAGAGGAGGGGCCAAGCACTTACAAGGATCCAGAAGACTCGGCCTCCAGTCCAGAGCACCACTCCGATGAGGGATCCAGCATCGAAGAAGAGGAGGGGCCGAGCACTCCTGAGGATCCATCAGACCCGGCCTCCAGTCCAGAGCACCACTCCGATGAGGAATCCggcagggaagaagaggaggggccgAGCACTCCTGAGGATCCATCGGACCCGGCCTCCAGTCCAGAGCACCACTCCGATGAGGAATCCGGCAGCGAAGAAGAGGAGGGGCCGAGCACTCCTGAGGATCCATCGGACCCGGCCTCCAGTCCAGAGCACCACTCCGATGAGGGATCCAGCAGCGAAGAAGAGGAGGGGCAGAGTACTCCTGAGGATCCATCAGACCCGGCGTCCGTGCTGCAAGAGGCACTAGAAGAGAGGATGTCTGATTTGGTTCATTTCCTGCTCCTCAAGTATCGCTTCAAGGATCCGATCACCAAGGCAGAAATGCTGAATATTGTCCTCAATGATTACCAAGATCACTTCCCTGAGATCTTTATGAAAGCGTCCGAGTGCATGCAGATGGTCTTTGGCGTGGATGTGAAGGAAGTGGATCCTGCCGGCCACTCCTATGTTCTCGTCACCACCCTGGGCCTCACCTACTATGAGGAGCTGAATGATGACCAGCGTTTTCCTAAGTCCGGTCTCCTGATCATCATGCTGGGTTTGATCCTCTTCGAGGGCGACTGCGCCCCGGAGGAGGTCATCTGGGAAGCCCTGGGCGGGATGGGGGTGCATGCTGGGAGTGAGCATTATATCTACGGGGAGCCCCGGAAGCTCATCACCCAGGATTGGGTGCAGGAAGGGTACCTGGAATACCGGCAGGTGCCCGACAGCGATCCTGCATGTTATGAGTTCCTGTGGGGTCCAAGGGCCCATGCGGAAACCAGCAAGATGAAAGTCCTGGAGTATGTGCTCAAGGTCAATCGGAGCGATCACAGATCCTTCCCACTCCTGTATGAAGAGTCTGTGAGAGATGAGGAAGAGGGGGCGTGA